A genomic window from Melanotaenia boesemani isolate fMelBoe1 chromosome 15, fMelBoe1.pri, whole genome shotgun sequence includes:
- the LOC121653832 gene encoding claudin-like protein ZF-A89, which translates to MKTQLVGAFLGILGFLGTILICALPMWKVSAFIGANIITAQVFWEGLWMNCVLQSTGQLQCKVFDSVLALSQDLQAARAIICFSIVASVVAIGLTVVGLHCTNFFDYDRLTKTNIGVSGGVVFILAGLLCAIAVSWSAYTIITGFYSTTATDSMKGELGASIYVGWVSGALLIIGGGILCGSYRR; encoded by the coding sequence ATGAAGACTCAGCTGGTTGGTGCGTTTTTAGGAATTCTCGGCTTCCTCGGAACCATACTCATCTGTGCCCTGCCGATGTGGAAGGTGTCAGCCTTCATTGGAGCAAACATAATCACTGCTCAGGTCTTTTGGGAAGGTTTATGGATGAACTGTGTGCTCCAAAGCACAGGACAGTTACAGTGTAAAGTTTTTGACTCCGTCCTGGCTTTATCACAAGATCTGCAGGCTGCTCGAGCCATTATCTGCTTCTCCATCGTTGCCAGCGTGGTGGCCATTGGGCTCACTGTGGTTGGGCTTCACTGCACCAACTTCTTTGATTATGACAGACTTACCAAAACCAATATTGGTGTGTCTGGAGGCGTGGTGTTTATACTTGCAGGGCTCCTGTGTGCCATTGCCGTAAGCTGGTCAGCTTACACCATCATCACAGGATTTTACAGCACTACGGCCACAGACTCGATGAAGGGAGAGCTCGGAGCTTCCATATATGTGGGCTGGGTGTCTGGAGCTCTGCTCATCATCGGTGGAGGGATACTGTGTGGCAGCTACAGACGCTGA
- the LOC121654132 gene encoding claudin-4-like has translation MASFGMQMLASVLCLLGWAGVIISCILPMWKVTAFVGSTIVTSQTIWEGIWMACVVDSTRLYQCKPYESLLALTSDLQAARALIALAITTGSLGLILAFLGGKCTRFLDERGGAKGKVAVTAGVVLIATGVICLIPTSWIAGGVVRTFYSASSDAQRRELGASLYIGWGASILLVLGGGLFISSACPLKAHDTDKSPSVRYLVVRSSNGSSKVGSYYSRVPTAMSHPFRAMSPRPQSQEGATPKPPLYTKPLWEVESDQDLRDSERSWAPSTKSQMKRQESTKSNLSEAPSTKSQLKQVEMEETSVQGENDTASNPAKTYL, from the coding sequence ATGGCCTCATTTGGGATGCAGATGTTGGCCAGTGTCCTGTGCCTACTGGGTTGGGCTGGGGTCATCATCAGCTGCATACTACCTATGTGGAAGGTCACCGCCTTCGTGGGCAGCACTATTGTGACCTCACAGACCATCTGGGAGGGCATCTGGATGGCCTGTGTGGTTGACAGCACAAGACTGTACCAGTGTAAGCCCTATGAGTCTCTCCTCGCTCTTACCTCTGACCTGCAGGCTGCCAGGGCTCTCATAGCACTTGCAATCACCACAGGCAGCTTAGGCCTCATCCTGGCCTTTCTTGGAGGAAAGTGCACTCGCTTCTTGGATGAAAGAGGTGGAGCAAAGGGCAAAGTGGCAGTAACAGCAGGGGTGGTGTTGATAGCCACAGGGGTTATCTGTTTGATTCCCACATCGTGGATCGCCGGGGGAGTGGTGAGGACGTTCTACAGTGCCTCCTCAGATGCTCAGCGGAGGGAGCTTGGAGCTAGCCTCTATATTGGTTGGGGGGCATCCATCTTGCTTGTTCTGGGAGGAGGTTTGTTCATCAGCTCAGCTTGCCCTCTTAAAGCCCATGACACAGACAAAAGCCCATCTGTTCGCTACCTAGTGGTCCGCTCCTCCAATGGGTCTAGCAAGGTGGGTTCATATTACAGCAGAGTACCCACTGCAATGTCCCATCCTTTCAGGGCCATGTCCCCCAGACCTCAAAGCCAAGAGGGAGCAACACCAAAGCCTCCGCTGTATACAAAGCCCCTATGGGAAGTTGAGTCTGACCAGGATTTGAGAGATTCAGAAAGATCATGGGCGCCATCAACAAAGTCACAGATGAAAAGACAAGAATCAACAAAATCCAATCTCAGCGAGGCGCCGTCGACAAAGTCTCAGCTAAAACAAGTAGAGATGGAAGAGACATCAGTTCAGGGTGAAAATGATACAGCTTCAAACCCAGCAAAAACCTACCTGTAG
- the LOC121654744 gene encoding claudin-like protein ZF-A89 has protein sequence MASAGLQICGIFLACVGVLGDIIVCALPMWRVSAFVGNNIVTAQTFWEGLWMNCVMQSTGQMQCKVYDSMLALPQDLQAARALIVISILVAFLGLLLAVAGGKCTNCIEDKASKSKVAITAGVFFIVGGILCLIPVSWSANEVIRNFYNPILNDGQRRELGAALFIGWGTAGLLIIGGALLCCQCQQRKDGGYAIRYSAPGSRASAGAYV, from the coding sequence ATGGCATCTGCAGGACTTCAGATTTGTGGAATCTTCTTGGCCTGTGTTGGAGTTTTGGGTGACATCATTGTCTGTGCACTGCCAATGTGGAGAGTCTCTGCTTTTGTTGGGAACAACATTGTGACGGCACAAACCTTCTGGGAGGGCCTGTGGATGAATTGTGTGATGCAGAGCACAGGACAGATGCAATGCAAGGTCTATGACTCCATGCTGGCTCTACCCCAAGACCTCCAAGCTGCCCGGGCCTTGATTGTGATTTCCATCCTAGTTGCCTTCTTGGGACTCCTACTAGCTGTCGCAGGGGGGAAATGCACCAACTGCATTGAAGATAAGGCATCCAAGAGTAAGGTGGCCATTACTGCAGGTGTGTTCTTCATTGTTGGTGGTATCCTGTGCCTCATCCCTGTGTCCTGGTCTGCTAACGAGGTCATCAGGAACTTCTACAACCCTATCTTGAATGATGGCCAGAGGAGAGAACTGGGAGCAGCGCTCTTCATTGGCTGGGGTACAGCAGGACTCCTAATCATCGGTGGGGCACTCCTGTGTTGCCAGTGTCAGCAGCGTAAAGATGGCGGATATGCTATCAGATACTCGGCTCCAGGCTCAAGAGCCAGCGCAGGCGCATATGTTTGA
- the LOC121654613 gene encoding uncharacterized protein LOC121654613 yields the protein MVSTGFQILGTALGILGWIGVIIVCALPMWRVTAFIGSNIVTSQINWEGIWMSCVVQSTGQMQCKVYDSMLALTSDLQAARALTVISIVVGIMGILLAVAGGNCTNCVPDPTSKSKVGVASGVVFIIAGVLCLIPVCWTAHSIITDFYSQFVVSAQKRELGASLYIGWGASALMLIGGGMLCSNCPPKDEDSYTAKYKAAKSEASVGRSEISKPASGRDFSSTNPSMSRCNYKACKTKKPVTAGVDFTLSELNNPQEDHCQGHPPLSSSFLHRRPGCNCLAMASQGLQILGVLLAFIGWLGAIITCALPMWRVTAFVGANIVTAQVIWEGLWMTCVVQSTGQMQCKVYDSMLALPQDLQAARAMVIISVIVGVFGKLMAVVGGKCTNCMEDEASKAKACIVSGVIFIISALLIMVPVSWSAHTVIRDFYNPLVTAAQRRELGAALYIGWGSAGLLLMGGCLLCNNCPPKEDRPYISAKFAPARTVSSNVNYV from the exons ATGGTGTCTACAGGATTTCAAATTCTTGGTACAGCTTTGGGGATTTTGGGCTGGATTGGTGTCATCATCGTGTGTGCCCTGCCGATGTGGAGGGTCACTGCTTTTATTGGCAGCAACATCGTCACCTCGCAGATAAACTGGGAGGGGATCTGGATGAGCTGTGTGGTCCAGAGCACAGGCCAAATGCAGTGTAAAGTCTATGACTCCATGTTGGCCCTCACCTCTGACCTCCAGGCAGCTCGGGCCCTCACCGTCATCTCCATCGTGGTGGGCATCATGGGTATCCTGCTCGCCGTAGCTGGAGGAAATTGCACTAACTGTGTGCCGGACCCAACATCAAAATCCAAGGTGGGCGTTGCATCTGGGGTTGTTTTTATCATAGCTGGAGTCCTCTGCCTCATCCCTGTCTGCTGGACGGCCCACAGCATTATAACAGACTTCTACAGCCAGTTTGTGGTCAGTGCTCAGAAAAGAGAGCTGGGTGCCTCGCTTTACATTGGTTGGGGCGCATCTGCTTTGATGTTGATTGGAGGGGGGATGCTCTGTAGTAACTGCCCTCCAAAAGATGAAGACTCCTACACCGCAAAGTACAAAGCAGCCAAATCTGAGGCATCAGTGGGCAGATCTGAAATCTCAAAACCAGCGTCTGGAAGAGACTTT AGCAGCACAAATCCATCCATGAGCAGGTGCAACTACAAAGCTTGTAAAACCAAAAAACCAGTAACAGCTGGAGTAGACTTTACGCTTTCAGAACTAAATAATCCTCAAGAAGATCATTGTCAGGGCCACCCTCCACTTTCTTCAAGTTTCCTGCACAGACGTCCTGGTTGCAATTGCTTGGCCATGGCTTCTCAGGGCCTCCAGATCCTAGGTGTTCTGCTGGCTTTCATTGGCTGGCTGGGCGCCATCATCACTTGCGCTTTGCCCATGTGGAGAGTCACTGCTTTCGTTGGGGCAAACATCGTTACAGCCCAGGTGATCTGGGAGGGCTTGTGGATGACCTGTGTGGTCCAGAGCACTGGGCAGATGCAATGTAAAGTGTACGACTCTATGCTGGCTTTGCCTCAAGACCTGCAGGCCGCCAGGGCCATGGTGATCATCTCTGTGATTGTCGGGGTGTTTGGCAAGCTCATGGCTGTGGTTGGAGGGAAGTGCACTAACTGCATGGAAGACGAGGCGTCTAAAGCCAAAGCCTGCATCGTGTCTGGAGTGATTTTCATCATAAGTGCCTTGCTGATCATGGTTCCAGTTTCATGGTCTGCTCATACAGTCATCAGGGACTTTTACAACCCTCTGGTGACTGCTGCTCAAAGACGGGAGCTTGGGGCTGCACTTTATATTGGTTGGGGCTCTGCTGGGCTGTTGCTGATGGGCGGGTGCTTACTCTGCAACAACTGCCCCCCAAAAGAAGACAGACCCTACATATCTGCTAAGTTTGCCCCTGCCAGAACCGTATCTTCAAATGTGAACTATGTGTAA
- the cldn29 gene encoding claudin-4: MASLGLQILGIGLAVLGWIGNILICMLPLWKVSAFIGNNIVVAQTIWEGLWMTCVVQSTGQMQCKVYDSLLALPPDLQAARAMVVIAILFSLFGLLLSVVGGKCTTCIGDKGAKARVVISAGVFFILSGALCLVTVSLPANTIIKDFYNPIVPDAQRRELGACLYMGWGAAGLLLIGGALLCCQCPSRQDRYNGAKYSPPKSTTPGKEFV; this comes from the coding sequence ATGGCATCGCTGGGTCTGCAGATTCTGGGTATTGGGTTGGCGGTCCTTGGATGGATAGGAAACATACTCATCTGCATGCTACCCCTGTGGAAGGTATCTGCTTTTATTGGAAACAACATTGTTGTGGCTCAGACTATTTGGGAAGGACTATGGATGACCTGTGTGGTGCAGAGCACGGGCCAGATGCAATGTAAAGTGTATGACTCCCTGCTGGCACTACCTCCTGACCTCCAGGCAGCTCGAGCTATGGTCGTCATCGCCATCCTCTTCTCTCTGTTTGGCTTGTTGCTTTCTGTAGTTGGAGGAAAATGCACTACCTGCATCGGGGACAAAGGAGCAAAAGCCAGAGTGGTCATCTCGGCAGGTGTTTTCTTCATCCTGAGCGGAGCTTTGTGTCTGGTGACTGTGTCCCTGCCAGCTAACACCATCATAAAGGACTTCTACAACCCCATAGTTCCTGATGCTCAGAGGAGAGAGCTGGGAGCATGCTTGTACATGGGCTGGGGAGCAGCAGGACTTCTACTGATTGGTGGTGCTCTGCTGTGCTGTCAGTGCCCATCTCGCCAAGACCGCTATAACGGTGCCAAGTATTCTCCACCCAAATCCACAACACCTGGGAAGGAATTTGTCTGA